A window of Limanda limanda chromosome 4, fLimLim1.1, whole genome shotgun sequence genomic DNA:
TGAAAGGAACAGTAACCAAAAAGGAGTGTCACCGGGCAGAACATGGCAGGACAGGCTGTCCATGCTGATGGAATGTGGGCGTGTTGTGTTCTTCTGCTTATGTGTTTGTTCAGTGCTCAATCCAAATCCAGACCTATAATTATTTGCAGGCACTGTTGTTTTATGAGCTGCGAAAATATAACCTGACAGTTAGCTACAATGTGTGTATAAAGTTTAACAATGGGAAAATGAGCTTAACTTGGCTGTCACCATGTGAAGTGGTTCAATGAAGTCAGGTTCAAGCAGGTGAAAACAAATCAGGGAACACAGGAACCGGTTTGGGCAGTTCCACAGTAAAAGTACTTAATGTTCatcttctgtctcttcctgcAGGATGCTGCCGCTGCATCCAGGAGGGAAAGTAGAGCAACGCATCACTTTCACCCCCAGCATGGTGGGAATGAGGATGCTGCAGGCGAACCTGTCGCTGATCAACATCAACTCCACTATCAGGGGCTTCAAGATGGTCTCTGTCAACAGAGCTTAGATCAAATCCTGTGTTTGGGCAAGATTCTCACATATGTGACATCACTGTTTTGTGCCTCAGAAACATCTCATCCAGtttgtaacaaacaaaacacatcctGCTGCCGTCCTCATGCTTTCCTGTTGCTGTGTATataatgttaatgttatttatattcatgatattgatatttatttatttttgtgcttGAGCCACGACAATCAACACTGATAGTTGAAAAATCTCCATCTTTACTTGAAATTGaaaaagattaagattaaaatgtaatattgtacttttttttatcaaaataaagcaaaatgaATTTGTTTAAGTACATgatgtgtgaaatgttttgtgTAGAAGCCAAATCTATCAATGTTGATTACTATTATTGTAGTTCTCTTTATCCCCTGAAGAGGGAGACTTTtactcaaaaaagaaaaagttcatTTCGGGTCAGTGCCCGTTTTTTAAATCCTTTGACAGTTACATATAATGCAAATCATGATTATTAATGATTCACTCATTTGTTTGTcttatgttttatttgtctttatattGAGTGAATTCAAATGAAACTCAACTCGCCGTTCCACCACAATACAATTAATTTATCTTTATTAATCTATTTTTCACTCTGTCAAAACAAATCGACAATAAAGCTTTATATACAGATCATAGCTAAGCTGACAGGCAGTGTAATCGGCACATGCACAACCATACCAGTTCATCTATATTACAAACAGGTTATTGggaaattaaacaattaaacaaggacagaaaagaagaattaaaacaggaaaaacatgtACAACCCAGAAAAGGACGGATCCTATGATACAGCATCTTCAAGACAACGTCCAAACATATTTTACAAGAGCAGAGTTTTGGTCTTTGAAGGGGAAAGTTTTCCATGTAAAGCTCCCAAACTATATAAACCAATTGAACCAATAATAAATAGCTCacattttaatgataaaaacacagactATTTTCAATAGCCTCTAACTATGAGGAGAATGTTATGTGATGTTTATCTACCTGACGTGAATAAAAAAGCGATTCTAAAATAATATTGGATGTCAAATCTATCCCATGATTTTAAAATAGCGTTGGCCGAGTcacaacaaatataaaaaagacacagacagtCTAACTCCATTCTGAACGTTTCCTCCGTGCAGACATACTCACtgtgttttcattaaaaaaggaTGTAAGAGTTAGCTTTCAGTGCATTCTTTGTTGCCATAAACTTGACATGaactgaattattaaaaaaaaacttttcctGGGGTCGGTTATGAAGCTTTGgtccctttttttaatttacacttGTCTTTTTGGTCCAGGTCTTCTGGCTTCATGTTTATGAGTCGGAGATAAACTGCAGATCCTCACAGCTCCTCAGGCTGTGAAACTGTCCGCCCGGGGGCTCACTCCAAGTAGCAAATACTGACTCTTAATCAGTCTCTGGGGGCACAttcagccccccaccccccggctGCACTCAGGTACTCAGGAGCGTCTCAAGTTTCAGATCGAAAAAAAGAGTGGAGTTTGGTAAATGGCGCCCTCTAGAGGTAGTCCAGCTCCAGTGCATGGCTCAGAGCTTCCAGATCAGGCCGACAGGACACCCTCCAGAACGGCATGTTCttctgaggaaaacaaaaaatgaaatccaAAGTTTATTTGAGGCagattatcaatcaatcaaagattaaataaataaaaacttggaCAAAGAAACTGCAGAAATCAAGTGTCTTTTAAAGTTAAACGATGAGCTCTGGCTCATTTTTCAGCAGTATCactgaatatataataatataaaagtgAGTTGTACCTTCTTGGCCACAGCCTCTTCTTCGGCTCCATCTCCTATCACCACGTACACTGCTCTCCGCCCGAATCTCTGGGAGATGCGCTCGAAGCAGCTCTCCTTGCCTTCGACACGAGGGAGAACCAGAGGTGGAAGTGTTACATTTAGATAAACAGTCTAACGGAGGTTGAGGCCTGTAGTGTTTATCATCTGTGATTGTTTCTCTCACCTGTTTTGGTGGCACTGTATATGTTTTCTATTGGGAAAGCTGAGCCCAGTCCGTACAGCAGCACCTTGGACAGAGCTGGGATGAGCTGGGTGGTCGTCACCAACACGTTCACACAGTTcggcctgaaacacacacaattacaataTGGTTACGTTTAAGACCGGTGGtgtaaagtacatttacttgAGTTTTACACTGTACTATAATATTCTGATGTGTATGTACTTTACTTTAGTATTTTCATGTAGTGCCACTGTGGCACTACATCTTCTATCTTCTAGCTTGCTTCTAGCTACTATCTTCTAGCTTGCTTCTAAAATATGATGCAATATTAAAGATTAAATGACCCAACTTCATTAAGAAGTTCAAATTACCTTCACATTAAACTGCTACAATATTTTGTATAAgttcacatttgtttatttgacagtgACATGTTGTACTTCTTATCTTAAACAATAAATGAAACAGCAACAACtcaaatttatttgtattatattaagaaaatatcaaatggTGCTATAAATCAAATGTGAATCAATGTATTACAGCAGGAACTGACCTGGAGTTGATGAGCGCCAGAGCTTTGAGAGCCTGAGTCAGCCACAGGTCAGTCAGCACCTCCATCTCTcgcctcagctgcagccactCCTCTCGCTTGGGGCTGCCCAGcaaacctgagagacacaagtcCGACCGTCAGGGACGATCTGAACCCCCCCACTGCTCCAGCACATAAACCTGAACCCAAAGACACGGCTTTCCTTCGACAGCGGGACTTTCTGCAGTTCCCTGGACGGACGACTGTCTCGCATTAAACCCTGCAGCCAAAACCTCAGACACATGCTTTCCAGCCGAGTTGGAGCGGCCGGGAGTAATCAGCAGAGTCAGAGCCTGCTGAAAAACAGCTGACTCATCGTCCTggttgacaaacaaacatgtctggTTGCTGTCAGCGGGTCTTCACCACATCGTGATTCAGTTTGTTTAATAGGTCATACATgggtaaataaatatttttcttagaaagattttcatttttggaagGAGCAGGTGTTTATGGTTATATCCTCGCTGTGTTTTGATCTTCAGCAATTGTTTGGTTAGTGAAATACAGCACGAGATGCACTTTAGTGAAGAAGGTCTACATTCTGCATCAAAAACTAATAAATCCCAGTCATACAACTTTGGTTTGAATCCGCACTTTTTTCAGTTCTTGACATTATTTGGTCTTTTTTAACCCAAGTTGGCCATCGGAGAAGTTGACATAGTCCAAACATCTTCACATACAAGATAACAGAAAATTCCTTTAAGTCTCAGTGTTACGTGTAAATAAATCGTCAGCTTACCACCAACATTATTCTTGTACGTGTTGTAGATCTCCTTGACTCTGCGGTATCGGAAAGCCAGTTTCCTCATCCAGTCCACCCCCCCATGGACCCCCGACCCCAGGCACAGAGAGCCGGCCCCCGCTGGGCTCTGGAAGCCGTCCGACCCAAAGTTGTAAGTGCTGCGGGATCGCAATACAGGAAACAGTCAGGATGTAGatcataaagacagaaacacGCTGTATTCTTCCCTGAGCATCTTATAATGGTGCTATCGTCAGTGTTTTGAAGAAGTGGTACAACTGCATAAATCTTTGTGCTCTAGGAATTGATTCAAACTATTCAGGCTATGAAGAAGAAGGCGGTGGTTAAACCATTCATCACATTTAGGGAGTTGTGCCAGTGCAACCGCAAAAAATGTCAGGGACAAGAAATGCTTTAAAAATGAACGTAGCAATGAATGAAGCTTTGTCAGTAAGAAATCATGAAGTATATACATCCAGCGTgggtaaatacaaaaaaaactttgagatgaaaaaggccAAGTTCAGTAAAACAAACTGGAGAAAAGTGCTTTGGTGCAGTCTGGCACTTTGTCAGATCTCTCCTGAAAGTGCTTCAGCAAGTTTAATGCAATAAAACGTCTGGACGGAGCGAGACAGAGGGAATTATAAACAGATATTCTGATGAGGAATGAAAGCGTTGGATAATCCCGCGACATATTATACGGCTGTGGATGttgggaaaataaaagacatgCACATGCTTGCAtgcatgaaaacacagacacacacactcctcgtCTCATCTCCCTGCTActtcttgtttctcttcctcctgtgcACTAAAGCCTGGAGGGCAAGTCTGGTTCACGAGCCACAGTCGAACCACCAGAGCGGCTCAGCAGAGCTTTAAGAACAGTTACACAGCAGAAGCTTTACCTCAGGTCCTGTCCGTTGTCATCTGATGCCACGTCATCAATATGAACCTGGTCACATTCCTGGGAAATGAAAAGGAGAGCGGATATGTCAGGAGATCCATTTCAGAGTTGAGCTCTGCACAGACAGGTCTCTCCTCTTTAGGGGAGCCTCTGAGAGTGATAGcaactacaaaaaaaaagaaagaaagctcaAATAAAAgtcagggagagaggaaataatGTGTCGGGACCTGAGACAGGGAGGCGCCACAGGCATAGGACAGTCAATACGGGGAAAAGAGTGTAACCACCTAGGAAATGAAAGTAAATCTAAATTTTTTTATAGTGcatccaataaaaaaaacatccccTGAAGAAAGGCTCATTGTCTTTGACGAGCGCAGTAGCGTGCACGCTGTTCTTCTCTGTTGGACACTAATGAAATCAACCAAACCACTGGGATTAAAAACCACACTGGAGTTTAAACATGCGGCTGCAGCCAAAGCACTTCAAGCATCGCGCAGTTAAATCAGAGACTTGACCGCGCTTATTAATATTGGAGACGTTGGACGAAACGAAAACAAGAAGCATAAaaagctgacaggaagtgcctcTTAAAAAAAGGACTCTCTTATTTCTCTGTCTTCTAGGTTCTGCAGTTACAAGCCTCTAAATCCAACAACCTTCTGtcttcacatgaacacacacacagagagaaacacacacacacacacacacacgtatgtgcAGAGACAGAGTCCTGGTGCATCTCCGTGTTGTGAGGCAGTGACCCGGGACAGACAGGATCTGCTATCACCTTTCAGTCTTTCTTTCCTGAGCCAGACAGAGACGCTACCTCATCTTCCCCCAGCTACACCTCTCCTCCCACTCAGGTGCCAGGCGACCCGGCACAGATGCTGCTACTGACCCAACAATGCAAATACAATACTGTACTCAAATATGCTCCAACTTAACTTAACTTGAACTTTAACCTACGAGGGACACATGCTAGAAACGTCATCAGCACATTTCCCTGCTttattctcacattggctcatttggacattttacttgggggctggcaggaaaagttataatttcaggaaaatgttccgtgcatgtctgaaagcagcttttatcTCATCATTGGTTCTCAATCATTTTCTATTTGGATTGCTAATGTCAAACAATCAGGCAGTCACCGATTACAATAAGGTGAACTCCTGCCCGCTGCTACTGCTTCCAGAGCGACAGGATAATTGCACCTGAGGACTCAGCAGCAGTTGTCAGTCGACCGTTGCTTTTGTTCTGAGCCCTGACAACAAAGGAGGGGATAAAAACCAGGTTTGCAAATGGCCCTGTTGGCTCCTTACCCTCTGctcgactgctcctcctcccacttGACTAATTTTCCTCTCGGATAGTCAGACACACACCTATAATTACAGCACAAAGtgtactttctctctctctctctctctctctctctcttgggcCAGCCCTCGCTAatctcttttttcttcattgTCAGTGGAAGGCTGAGGAAtgcaggatgaaaaacatgtgcacGGTTCGGTCGCTAGCAGGCGGTACAATCCTTTCATTTCTCCTCAGAGGTCGCCCTGAAGTCTCTGCTGGGTTTTCAGGCAGCGGGTTGAGTCGGACTGGGAGAGAGCGAGGACGCCAGCAGCGAACAACACCTCCTTTTACTGTTCTAGCTGGAGCGTCGCTTCAGGAAGGCAAATTGTTTGGAAAATGCTGCAGTAAGTGTTAAAGCAGGACGGACGTTTATGCAACGACAGCTTCGGAGCTTCGTGccaggcagaaaaaaaaactgcaaatgtCAAAGCTCTTGCTGGGATATTACAGGGAGGGTTTACTGGTCAGCTGTGGTGACGCCGTCACTGCTGCTATTTTCCAAATTACAGTAAGGAAATGCAATGTAAATAACATCAACataattgaataaaaacaagtggGCAGTGAAGAAAATGCGAAAAAGTTGTAGTACTATCGAAAGGAAACAGAATCTCAGAGAGCAGTCAACAGAACGAAATGTCGTCCTGCAACTTTTTGGATTTTCTGCAAATTCAATTCTGACGCCGGTTTTCAAAACTCACCTCCAGATCGTTGAAGAAGAGTCTGGAGTCAGCCAGATTGAAGATCATCTCCTCCATCCACAGACCAAGAGACACGGCCTTGGACGAGTcctgatgcaaac
This region includes:
- the eya2 gene encoding eyes absent homolog 2, translated to MAAYGQTQYSPALQPAGPYAPYTHHTQGYSMPSYNIKTEDGLSHSPGQTTGLLGYSNFSSSTPSPSLYSYSHTHGAGIPSGIFQGSHAISSTTAFNPTQQEFSAYSSYSQGQYSQYYNSHHYNSPYLTGSNISPAITAPLAYQHPEHPVMLPNHSPESHTAEYHPPPSPPTPGKEEGVPARRGSDGKLRGRKRASDPAPPLDSDIERVFIWDLDETIIIFHSLLTGTFSSRFGKDSSKAVSLGLWMEEMIFNLADSRLFFNDLEECDQVHIDDVASDDNGQDLSTYNFGSDGFQSPAGAGSLCLGSGVHGGVDWMRKLAFRYRRVKEIYNTYKNNVGGLLGSPKREEWLQLRREMEVLTDLWLTQALKALALINSRPNCVNVLVTTTQLIPALSKVLLYGLGSAFPIENIYSATKTGKESCFERISQRFGRRAVYVVIGDGAEEEAVAKKKNMPFWRVSCRPDLEALSHALELDYL